The sequence below is a genomic window from Pleurocapsa sp. PCC 7327.
TTATCGAAGCTCAGCGATACTGTATTTTTGTATTCGAGCGAGTTTTTTGAGCGAGGTGGGCTTTGAATACTGTTTTGGTCGTAGAAGATGGCTTGACTGATACAGAAATCGTTAGCCGATATTTGCAGCAAGCAGGCTTTTTTGTCGTCTGTGTCAGAAGCGGGGAAGAGGCACAGCAGAAACTCGAACAACAAAAACCCGATTTGATTCTTTTGGATGTTATATTGCCCGGTCAAAGTGGATTTGAACTGTGTAGAGAACTCAAAACTAATCCCCGCACTAGTCAAATTCCCGTTGTCATGTGCTCGACTAAAAACACGAATGTGGACAAAATGTGGGGCACCATGTTAGGCGCAGATGCTTACCTGGGCAAACCCGTGCGACAAGAGGAGTTGATCGGAATCGTGCGTCAATTTACCAAAAATTAAACAAGTAAGGAAGTGCAATCGACAGAAGAGAAGTTTTTGCAATTTCAGCTAGAAGGAGAAGAATTAGCCCTTCTGCCAGCCGCGATCGCGCCAGAAATTCGCCTAGTTGCAGCCGAGGAAATCTTACCCGTGCCTCATCTTCCCGACTGGGTTTTGGGAATTTATCAGTGGCGCGATGAAATGCTCTGGCTGATCGATCTGAGTTACTTGTTGGGATATGCTCCCCTATCGTGGGAGGGTAAGCATTACGCGATCGTCGTTGAGATCGAAACGCGCTCCCTGGGATTGGTCGTTCCCAGAGTGCATGGTATTGAGGAGTACGACTGGCAACAATTGCAC
It includes:
- a CDS encoding chemotaxis protein CheW, with protein sequence MQSTEEKFLQFQLEGEELALLPAAIAPEIRLVAAEEILPVPHLPDWVLGIYQWRDEMLWLIDLSYLLGYAPLSWEGKHYAIVVEIETRSLGLVVPRVHGIEEYDWQQLHDPSDELFSPELMPFLQGFFLKNGQEILKLLIAKGIFLACSQKLIE
- a CDS encoding response regulator transcription factor is translated as MNTVLVVEDGLTDTEIVSRYLQQAGFFVVCVRSGEEAQQKLEQQKPDLILLDVILPGQSGFELCRELKTNPRTSQIPVVMCSTKNTNVDKMWGTMLGADAYLGKPVRQEELIGIVRQFTKN